The Impatiens glandulifera chromosome 8, dImpGla2.1, whole genome shotgun sequence genome includes a window with the following:
- the LOC124912793 gene encoding isoleucine N-monooxygenase 1-like yields the protein MLPPKACLPPGPKPWPIIGSLFIMMRNRPFFRWVHDTMSKMGYEIFCIRLGSVHVIVVTSPEIACEFLKKQDENFASRPSFLSSELVSDGFFTTALTTFGDQWKKMRRVLVTNILSPTTLHWMENKRIEEADHLVRYVYHVIKTNGGEVNVRVASQHFCGNVMRNMVFSKSSFRKFAKNGGPEPEEEEYVAGIFTILSCLNNFCISDYFPFLRCRMDLDGNEKRTRQAIENVRKYQDPLIDMRIEQWENGTRKEKHDLLDVLITLKNDDGKVLLTSKEIKAQILEIMLATIDNPSNAIEWALGEMINQPETLVKAVQELDQVVGTDRLVQETDLHNLNYIKACVKEAFRLHPVSPFNIPHVSISDTIVSSYFIPKGSHVLLSRPGLGRNSRIWDEPFRFKPERHLKNDCSGVILNDPDLHLLSFSIGRRGCPAVNLGSTISIMLLARLLQGFSWSPPPNTTSIELVEAIDEMVLSKPLYVFAKPRLNERFYVELNNTKV from the exons ATGTTACCTCCTAAAGCATGTTTACCACCCGGTCCTAAACCATGGCCAATTATTGGCAGTCTTTTCATAATGATGAGAAATAGACCTTTTTTTCGATGGGTGCATGACACCATGTCGAAAATGGGCTATGAAATATTTTGCATCCGTTTAGGAAGTGTGCATGTGATAGTGGTTACATCTCCAGAGATTGCAtgtgagtttttgaaaaaacaagaTGAAAATTTTGCTTCACGTCCTTCGTTCCTATCATCAGAGCTAGTGAGTGACGGTTTTTTCACGACCGCCCTTACGACATTTGGTGACCAGTGGAAAAAGATGCGACGTGTATTGGTCACTAACATTCTCTCCCCGACAACCCTCCATTGGatggaaaataaaagaattgagGAGGCTGACCACCTTGTTCGTTATGTCTATCATGTTATCAAGACCAATGGCGGGGAAGTAAACGTTAGAGTTGCATCACAACACTTTTGTGGAAATGTGATGCGAAATATGGTTTTTAGTAAGAGTTCTTTTAGGAAATTTGCTAAAAATGGGGGACCAGAACCTGAAGAAGAGGAATATGTGGCTGGGATTTTCACTATACTAAGTTGTTTAAACAATTTCTGCATTTCTGACTATTTTCCATTTCTTCGTTGTAGAATGGATCTCGACGGCAATGAGAAAAGAACACGACAAGCTATTGAGAATGTGAGGAAATATCAAGACCCGCTAATAGATATGAGAATAGAACAATGGGAAAATGGAACAAGAAAAGAGAAACATGATCTTCTTGATGTTTTAATTACTCTAAAGAATGATGATGGAAAGGTTCTATTGACATCAAAGGAGATTAAAGCACAAATTTTG GAAATAATGTTAGCAACGATTGACAACCCATCGAATGCTATTGAATGGGCTCTTGGCGAGATGATAAACCAACCAGAGACACTGGTAAAAGCCGTTCAAGAACTCGACCAAGTAGTCGGAACTGATAGGCTTGTCCAAGAAACTGACCTTCATAACCTCAATTACATTAAAGCTTGCGTCAAAGAAGCTTTTCGTCTCCATCCAGTTTCCCCATTCAATATCCCACATGTGTCCATTTCTGACACCATAGTGTCTAGTTACTTCATACCTAAGGGAAGTCATGTTCTCTTGAGTCGCCCAGGATTAGGGCGTAACTCTAGGATATGGGATGAACCGTTTCGATTCAAGCCTGAACGTCACCTTAAGAATGACTGCTCAGGTGTGATATTGAATGATCCAGATCTTCATCTATTGTCATTCAGTATAGGTCGGCGTGGTTGTCCTGCGGTCAACCTAGGATCCACCATTTCAATTATGCTTCTAGCTAGACTTCTTCAAGGTTTCTCATGGAGTCCACCACCAAACACTACTTCTATTGAGCTTGTGGAGGCTATTGATGAGATGGTTCTCTCCAAACCTCTATATGTTTTTGCAAAGCCACGCTTGAATGAGAGGTTCTATGTTGAACTTAACAATACAAAGGTGTAG
- the LOC124912795 gene encoding valine N-monooxygenase 1-like: MTIIVLHATILFLAFTVTILLFKKITTTSTLPPKSCLPPGPKPWPIIGNISILMRNTPFFQWVHDTMSKMGYEIFCIRLGSVHVIVVTSPEIACEFLKKQDAIFVSRPTFLSAELVSGGFSTTIFTSFGDQWRKMRRVLVSNILSPETLHWMHDKRAVEADHLINYVYNVIQSNLDDSVNVRVVAQHFCGNMIRNMIFSKRFFGKGTENGGPGVEEEQHLDGIFTILKCVYNFCISDYFPFLRGRIDLDGNEKRTRQAVESVRKYQDPEIDMRIKQWQEGTKKEKDDLLDVLVTLKDDQGNTLLTSEEIKAQILEIMVAAVDNPSNAIEWILGEMINQPEILVKAVQELDQVVGKNRFVHESDLDNLNYIKACVKESFRLHPMAAFNVPHVSICHTMVAGYFIPKGSHVLLSRLGLGRNSKIWDEPLRFNPERHLKNDGSHVILNDQDLHILSFSIGRRGCPAVNLGTTMSIMLLARLLQGFTWSPPPNTTCIKLVEAIHEMTLSQPLLAFARPRLDERLYTSLNKCKAMDN; encoded by the exons ATGACCATAATTGTCCTTCATGCTACGATTTTATTTCTAGCATTTACAGTGACCATTctccttttcaaaaaaataacaactaCTTCAACTTTACCTCCTAAATCTTGTTTACCACCCGGCCCTAAACCATGGCCGATTATTGGtaatatttcaatattgatGAGAAATACACCATTTTTTCAATGGGTTCATGATACCATGTCGAAAATGGGCTACGAGATATTTTGCATTCGCCTAGGAAGCGTGCATGTGATAGTTGTTACCTCCCCAGAGATTGCATGCGAGTTCCTCAAGAAACAAGATGCAATTTTTGTGTCACGTCCTACCTTCCTATCAGCAGAGCTAGTGAGTGGTGGATTTTCCACGACAATCTTTACTTCATTTGGTGACCAATGGAGAAAGATGCGGCGTGTATTGGTCTCTAACATCCTCTCTCCGGAAACCCTCCATTGGATGCACGACAAAAGAGCTGTGGAAGCCGACCACCTCATTAACTATGTCTACAATGTTATCCAGAGCAATTTAGACGATTCAGTAAACGTTAGGGTTGTAGCACAACACTTTTGCGGAAATATGATTCGGAATATGATTTTTAGTAAGAGGTTTTTCGGGAAGGGGACTGAAAATGGGGGACCTGGAGTTGAGGAAGAACAACATCTGGATGGGATTTTTACTATACTCAAGTGTGTGTATAATTTCTGCATTTCTGACTATTTCCCGTTTCTTCGAGGTCGAATAGATCTCGACGGAAATGAGAAAAGAACAAGACAAGCAGTTGAGAGTGTGAGGAAATATCAAGACCCGGAAATAGATATGAGAATTAAACAATGGCAAGAAGGaacaaaaaaagagaaagatgatCTTCTCGATGTTCTAGTCACTTTAAAGGATGACCAAGGAAACACTCTATTGACATCAGAAGAGATTAAAGCTCAAATTTTG GAAATAATGGTAGCAGCAGTTGACAACCCATCAAATGCTATTGAATGGATTCTTGGTGAGATGATAAATCAACCAGAGATATTGGTAAAAGCCGTTCAAGAACTAGACCAGGTTGTCGGAAAGAACCGGTTTGTCCATGAATCTGATCTGGACAATCTCAATTACATTAAAGCTTGCGTTAAAGAATCTTTTCGACTCCATCCAATGGCTGCATTCAATGTCCCGCATGTGTCTATCTGTCACACCATGGTGGCTGGTTATTTCATACCAAAGGGTAGCCATGTACTCTTGAGCCGTCTAGGTCTGGGACGTAACTCTAAGATATGGGATGAACCGCTTCGATTCAATCCTGAGCGTCATCTTAAAAATGACGGTTCACATGTGATATTGAATGATCAAGATCTCCACATATTGTCATTTAGTATAGGTCGTCGTGGTTGTCCCGCGGTTAACCTAGGAACCACCATGTCAATTATGCTATTGGCTCGACTTCTTCAAGGTTTCACTTGGAGCCCACCTCCAAATACTACTTGCATTAAACTTGTGGAGGCTATTCATGAGATGACTCTTTCCCAACCTCTACTAGCCTTTGCAAGGCCACGCTTGGATGAGAGGTTGTATACATCACTTAATAAATGCAAAGCTATGGACAACTAA
- the LOC124912796 gene encoding F-box protein CPR1-like produces the protein MKDYDGHFLKVANCYVEKRCNGRMEEVSIIYRDNGPGIVGYTQMRNISFIPDDLILNIIVRLPVKYVIVCRSVKRKCNELTSTIDGEEKADIPFSSPMVTNIGIFYLHHSFRLKNVYDGIICISNEMDILLVNPSTRESQRLPFSTFSYPCADSTDSYVLGVWFDGHQSNSNQPPPGVLQHYKVFRAVNLYIRYNYRDRGFEDVKHVFEIYDSRENCWRKSKEMYKDLSRWYNLLLNGVFHLSIDGDSLITLDAKSEILGHLPLPSEIIGLYMAPLFNLRGYLALLVNKYDTSVSNRYTDIWLMNEYGVKESWTKQYTINFDEPLVQHLCKPITFWKYMDKEEEEDELFIQNDDGKLISINLVTNKITNFELYGIPSSMMIVPYIETLLPLK, from the exons GATTGTTGGCTATACCCAAATGAGAAACATTTCTTTTATTCCTGATGATCTGATATTGAATATTATTGTAAGGTTGCCAGTCAAATATGTTATAGTATGCAGatcg GTAAAGAGAAAGTGCAACGAACTAACATCCACTATTGATGGAGAGGAAAAAGCTGATATCCCCTTCTCATCACCAATGGTTACAAACATTGGAATATTTTATTTGCATCATTCATTTAGGTTAAAAAATGTTTACGACGGAATTATATGTATATCCAATGAGATGGACATACTTTTGGTTAACCCCTCCACTAGAGAATCTCAAAGGTTACCTTTTTCAACCTTTTCATACCCATGTGCTGACTCTACCGATTCTTATGTTTTGGGTGTTTGGTTTGATGGTCATCAGTCCAATTCAAATCAGCCTCCCCCAGGAGTCCTACAACATTACAAAGTCTTTAGGGCGGTTAATCTCTATATCAGATACAATTATCGTGATCGAGGTTTTGAAGACGTTAAACATGTGTTTGAAATATATGATTCAAGGGAGAATTGTTGGAGGAAAAGCAAGGAAATGTATAAAGACCTTAGTAGGTGGTACAACTTGCTATTAAATGGAGTTTTTCACTTATCTATTGACGGAGATTCTTTGATTACATTGGATGCAAAATCAGAAATATTGGGACACCTTCCATTGCCATCAGAAATTATTGGTTTGTATATGGCACCCTTGTTTAACCTTAGGGGATATCTAGCCTTGTTGGTAAATAAATACGACACCTCTGTTTCAAACCGTTATACCGATATATGGCTTATGAATGAATATGGGGTCAAGGAATCTTGGACTAAGCAATACACTATCAATTTTGATGAACCCTTGGTGCAACATCTGTGTAAACCGATAACGTTTTGGAAATACATGGacaaggaagaggaggaggatgaGTTATTCATTCAAAATGATGATGGAAAACTCATCTCTATTAACCTTGTtactaataaaataacaaattttgaaTTGTATGGTATTCCTAGTTCAATGATGATTGTACCATATATTGAGACCTTACTTCCTCTCAAGTGA